In the Alistipes provencensis genome, GTCGTCGAAATTCTCCAGCCGGTAGAGGCACGAATAGGGAGCCGTGCGGAAAATATCGTAGTCGATCACGGAAACCTCGAAGGTCAGAAAGGTCTGCTTGTGGGCCAGCGTGATCCCGTGCGTGTCGTTGACCGGGTATTCCAGCACGTCGCCGCCGATTTCCACGGGCTTGTTGAAGAGTTTCAGCCCGGAGATGAAGAGCGTCGGCTGCTGCCGGAGGTCGCCTTCCAGCTTCGCGGGCCAGAAGCAGACCAGCCCGCTCGTCGTTCCGAAGCAAATCTCACCCTCGCGGCCCGCATATCCGGATCGGACGTTGAATTCGTTAATGCCCATGCCTTTGGCAAGGCTGAAACGGCGCAGGCGCCGGACCGTGTCGAGCCGGAACAGGTCGTTCCCCGCCGCCAGCCACAGATTGCCGGCGGCATCGCCCTGCATCCCGACGATCCCGCTTTTGATCCGCGGATGGTCCTGCACGGCGGGAGTGAAACGCCCCTCCTCGAACCGCCACACGTCGCCTTTGGTCGTTCCCAGCCACAGACAGCCCTCGGCGTCCACCCAACCGCACTGGAGATAGGGTTGGAGTTTCTCGGTGGCAGGCACCGGGTACTCCGACATCCGGCCCCGTGTGCGATCATAACACAGCACCGATCCGAAATTGACGAAATAGACCTTGTCCCCGTGCGTCAGGACATTGTAAAGGGCGAACTCCTCCGTTCCGCATTTGCAGACCTGAACAAAGGAATCCGTGGCATAACGGTAGATGTCGATCCCCTTTTCGTGCGCCACGAACAGCGTGTCGGCATTGAGCGGACAGAGCAACTGCACGTTACCTCCCGAAAGCGACGCCTCGTCGCCGGCATGGTGGGTGTAATGGCGCAGCGCCCCGCCGGAAGTCAGGCAGTAGAGGCCGCTGGAAAGCGACCCCGCCCACAGGTTGCCGCGGACGTCGCGCTGCAGGGTGAGAATGTTGTCGTTGATCCCCCGGTTGCGGCTCGAAATGCGCCGCAGGAAGTTGCCCGACGGATCGAGCACGTTGATCCCCGTGCTGTTGGTCGCCACCCACCAGTTCCGCTGTTCGTCGCGCAGGATGCCGTTGGCCGCCACGCTCTGCGAACGGAGATGCGCCCCCGTAGAGCCGAGCGTGTAGTACTCCACCCCGGAGTCGAGCCCTCCGACCGAGAACAGACCCGAAAAATAGGTTCCCAGCAGCATGTCCTGCCGGCGGGTCCGGAAGATGGAGACCACGGTGTTGAGCACGGCGTTGTCGTTGTGCTCGCAGACATAATTGCAGAAAAAATCGTTGTTGTAATCGTAAACCGAAACGCCGTTGTTATGACCGATCCACAACCGGTCGTAACGGTCTTCGCTCAGACTGGCGATATTCTCGATCTCCGGAACGCCGAATTGCCGGGCGACCTGCTCGCGGCGAAACTCGTCGGCCACGCGGTTGTAGCGGAAAAGTCCGTCCTTGACCGTTCCGACCCAGACGCACCCTTTCGAGTCGGCGTAGATGCACACCCCCACCAGCGGCGACTGGTCCGCATTGGTGAGTTTATAGGTGGCCGCCACGCCGAATGTTTCGTCGATCCGGCAGACGCGGTCTTTCGCAAGCCCCCACAACTGTCCGAACTTGTCGCAGCAGAGGTATTCGTAGGGAGTACGGTCAGCGACGAGCGTCAGCCGGTCGCCGTCGCAGCGGAACATCCGGGTCTGTGTTTTGAGCAGGATTTCGTCCCCGACCCGCAGGATCGTGCGCACATACCCGACATCCTCTCCCTCCCAAGTCAGCCGCGAAAAGCGGCCTCCGGCATAGTCGTAAACCCCGACGAAAAGCGTCGATCCGATGAATATCCGTTCACCCGCATCATACAGCGAACAGATTTCCAGTCCGGCAAACCCCTCGACTTTCCGCAGGTGGCGGCTGTCGTAAATATCCAGCCCCTGCGAGGTCCCGATCCATATCCGGCCGTACACGTCGTCGCACAGCGCCGTGATGCGGTTGCCCGAAAGCCCGTCGTTGCGGCTCAGGTGTTCGTAGTTCCAGATGATGCCGTCATGCTGGGCCGATGCGGGCGTTTGCAGCAGCAACATCCACGACAGGAGGGTCAGAAGTCGTCTCATGCATCCTCATTTTTTCGAAAGTTAACAATATATATTTGTATTTACAGCGGTCCGTGCTTGCATTTTTGTTCACAGAACCTATAAATTCGTTTAAATCTGCCGGCGCACTCCGCCGCTAACCCTGCCTGCACGATTTCTTAACATCGGGATAGCTGAAAGTGGCGGAGTTCGGTTACTTTTGTTACAACCGAAACAACGACCCATGAACCGACGAACACTTCTTCCCCTTGTCCTGCTCCTCGCAGCGATTCCCGCATTCCTGCCTCAGCACGCACACGCCGCACGCCGCACCGTGCGCGTAGCCGACTACGGACTGCAGCCCGGAAGCGGACAGGACGCCCTGCCGGTCATACGGCGGATCATCGACGAAAACAAAGGCGTCCGGGGCTTGCAGATTCGTTTCGACAAAGGCCGCTACGACTTCTACCCCGACGCGGAGCGGCAGGCCGCCGGCAAACCGACCACGGCGTTCGCCTTGGCGCGGATGCACGACGCGGAGATCGACGGCGGCGGATGCGACTGGATCTTCCACGGACTGATGAATCCCGTGCGGCTCACGGAGTGCCGCGGCACGACGCTCCGCAACGTGCGCATCGACTGGCAGCAGCCCTACAATTCACAGGCGACGATCGTCTCGGCAACGGACACCTATGTAGATATGGCGATCGACGCCGAACGCTATCCCTATGTCGTGGCAGGCGACTCGCTCGCGTTCGTCGGGGAGTACGGCCTGCAGCGCATCGTCCCCGAATACACGAACCTCTACGACGGCACGACGCACGAACTGCTCTACCAGACGCGCGACGTACCGCTGGGCCGCGACATGTTCCGGGCCCGGGTCACCGACCTC is a window encoding:
- a CDS encoding two-component regulator propeller domain-containing protein, with the protein product MRRLLTLLSWMLLLQTPASAQHDGIIWNYEHLSRNDGLSGNRITALCDDVYGRIWIGTSQGLDIYDSRHLRKVEGFAGLEICSLYDAGERIFIGSTLFVGVYDYAGGRFSRLTWEGEDVGYVRTILRVGDEILLKTQTRMFRCDGDRLTLVADRTPYEYLCCDKFGQLWGLAKDRVCRIDETFGVAATYKLTNADQSPLVGVCIYADSKGCVWVGTVKDGLFRYNRVADEFRREQVARQFGVPEIENIASLSEDRYDRLWIGHNNGVSVYDYNNDFFCNYVCEHNDNAVLNTVVSIFRTRRQDMLLGTYFSGLFSVGGLDSGVEYYTLGSTGAHLRSQSVAANGILRDEQRNWWVATNSTGINVLDPSGNFLRRISSRNRGINDNILTLQRDVRGNLWAGSLSSGLYCLTSGGALRHYTHHAGDEASLSGGNVQLLCPLNADTLFVAHEKGIDIYRYATDSFVQVCKCGTEEFALYNVLTHGDKVYFVNFGSVLCYDRTRGRMSEYPVPATEKLQPYLQCGWVDAEGCLWLGTTKGDVWRFEEGRFTPAVQDHPRIKSGIVGMQGDAAGNLWLAAGNDLFRLDTVRRLRRFSLAKGMGINEFNVRSGYAGREGEICFGTTSGLVCFWPAKLEGDLRQQPTLFISGLKLFNKPVEIGGDVLEYPVNDTHGITLAHKQTFLTFEVSVIDYDIFRTAPYSCLYRLENFDDDWYELGPQGEITYTGLATGRYELSVRLVSDDGEVLAEKRIAIRVRPPVLLSGWMIALYLLVLGFVVWQFVRLVRRQRHARELVEQARRERETRDRINAMKLDFFSCISYEFKTPLSVISTLQDSVLPPSDGDAGSDPAIFRRNIGRLDFLVNQLLDFRNIESRNISVSIRKYDMVPFLRNIYETFVPLYNRKQITHGFHAEVESLPMPFDAAKMEMLVGNLLDNSFKSVQPGGESTLKLTFDGRQAVIELFNSGPCLTEEQKKAIFQPYNSAGLPNAGIGLALVKSIARLFDIRLSVESLPQRGNVFRVEMAVGQDDGAATERPDAATGIVGRIVDNTSYFEDTSQPRFLDAEGHRKFRILLVENDADSKRVLEKRLQKHFHVSSAATGDEALLLLKSQSIDVVISDMQLADTNGFDLCGMIKNSNRTRHVPVILESFELSGENRIRALQCGADAMFQKPINLQELFLRLNNLLRTKDVLRDYYMTAGSVGITTPELNNTDERFILSVTDYIHAHLDDPSLSVNELARFANISRTQLYLSIKRLTDRTPSDFILQIKMREAAEWLRTTAMTASEISYKLGYCNPNHFSRQFKEYHGASPGEYRRRHANPGA